Below is a window of Apodemus sylvaticus chromosome 5, mApoSyl1.1, whole genome shotgun sequence DNA.
GGCATGACAATaattataaagtaaaaatgtaaaaggCTTTTAAAGGGGTCTCTCTGGCAGAAGGCCAGCTAGAGTAGTTGGTTATGCTATGATAGATGGGGATGTCCCATTCCTGGGCCTGTTTTCCTAGGTTGGAATCAGTGCGGTTGGAGTACCGGGCAGGACTGAAGAACATCGCCAATACCCTCATGGCCAAGGCGCTGCAGGAGTGCCCTAACTCTGGTAAGGACTCCTGGCCATGTAGTATGGCACAGAGGAAATCTTCTGTGGGATGGGATCAGTTGACTTCCAGGGACTCTTTTAAGACACAACCTGTGTGTCCAATTTTATTCTAGCTTCACTGATGTGCTTAGACTTCAGACTAAAACCTCAGTTCTAGTATGGGACAGTTTGATTTCATGTTCTGAGGCACTATCATTTTTTTaagccaagttttttttttaagatgtatgcatatgagtactctatctgcatgtacacctgtgtgccagaagataacatcagatcctattacaaatggttgcaagccaccatgtggttgctgggaattgaactcaggacctctggaagagcagtcagtgcacttaatctcagagtcatctctccagccccttaagccaaattttaacttttattatttttcttacatgtggtatataataaatatagtcaggcagtggtgtcatacacctttaatcccagcactcaaggggcAGAGACACTAAGTTttaagtctagcctggtctacaaagtgggttCTAGAACAACCAGAActtatacacagaaaaaccctgtcttaaaaagaaaaagaaagagaaatatatgtCACTTGAAGAAATTTGAGTTTTAAAAGAGGATAATGGAGATTGCTCTAACCTACTACTCAGGAATCTCTTCTATTAGTGTTTGTATTATTTCTATGTTATTGTACAGAGTTAAAGTAATACTAGGTATTTAGAATAGtactttggttgtttgtttgatatAGGCCATAATGGTCTCAGACACAATATATAAAGGCTGGTCGTGAATTCCTCTACTCTTCCGATTCCATTTCCCTAAAATTACAGCTTACGCCATCTGCCTTGctaagttttttttgttgtgcTAGTAGtggtagttttattttgttttagtttggttttgattttgatttttttggtagACTTACTTTGTAGCTTAGGTTAGCTTCTATatcataatcctcctgcttcagctcttGAATTCTCAAATACTTAGATTTCAGGCATGTGTCATATGCCTagctatcctatcctatccttttcttttcttttcttttcttttcttttcttttcttttctcttctcttctcttctcttctcttctcttctcttctcttctcttctcttctcttctcttcttttctccctcttctttccctccctccctccctccctccctccctccctccctccttctctctctctctctctctctctctctctctctttctttctttctttctttctttctttctttctttctttctttctttctttctttctttctttctttctttctttctttctttctttctttctttttctacaggatttctctgtgttacaATCTTGAgtattgtcctggaacttactttatagaccagggtggccttgaacttgagatctgtctgcctctgtctccgaagtgctgggatcaaagacatgcaCCATCAAACCTggctgctttctttatttttaacaacAGTGTGTAATAGTGCTTTCAGATTATCATTACCCATTGCCTGCTTGCTGACTCAGTAAAAATGAAAGCTGTCCAATTCTGTTCTAGCAAAGCTGATATAATTCAGGTTACTGGGTAGGTGGATACTTAAGACCCTTGTGGTTGCCCTGTATACACTCGTTTTGGGCAGCCTGAAGAAGAGGGTACATTTCTGAAGCCAGAAgtgaagctgagggatagatttTTGCTTGTGAATTTCAGGTATTCTGTGGTCTGAAGCTGTCTTCCTTGAGGCAAGGCCCCAGAGAAAGACCAAGAGCGTGGATGCCCTGAAGAAGTGTGAACATGACCCCCATGTGCTTTTAGCTGTGGCTAAGTGAGTAATAGTTCTTTTGGAATTACTTGGGGTTCTGGTATAGTTTTGCCAACATCTTTGCCTGGCTATGCTCACTTTGTTTGCATAGGATGAGCTACATGGACCTCAGCTGCCAGAACTCCTGTTCCAGTCTTCTGGGCAGCACTCTCTTGCTAGAGGCCTTGAGGTGCTGTCTAGACATCTATCTGGTCACTCCCTCTTCTCAATCCTCCTGGGTTCTTTGGCTCATCCTGCTCATCCTCAGCCCCAGGCTTCTGATGGGACTGTGCCCTTTGTTTCAATACCACATGGGGTCTGGATTACATGCAAGACAGATTTGTTGATATTGGTCCATACAGAATTTAAGTATTAAGCCAAACCCATTTGACTGAGGGGGCTTTATCTGAcaggttttttgcttgtttgtttgttgttgttgttgttgttgttttgagactgggtttctctgtgtatcctgactgtcctggaactcactttgtagatcaggctggtctcaagctcagagatcagccttcctctgcttcctgacagctgggactaaaggtatcaCTATCACTGCTCAAAGAGCCAAGAGGCTTGCACTTTCATTGTGTTAGCAGAACTCAGACCCTTACGGCTCAGTGGCCTGGGGAATAATCTGCTATAATCCATTGTCTCGGAGTGCAGAGATGATTAGCCATGGTTCATCTGGAATGTCATCAAGTGACCTATCACCTTCCAGTACAGGATCATGCCACTTGTGGAAGCAGAGCCTTAgaacaaatttgtttttatttaagtgGCATTGAGTGTTGAGGTTCTGGCGTAGCTACCTTCACATTGCTACCTGGCACCTGTAGTAGCTGTAGCCCTATCAGATGACCGGCTTCCTTTTCCCAGAGTAACTTCTATATGCCCTCAAGCCAGAGCAGCCATAAACCTTACAAAAGGCTTTATTAAAGTAAATAAGTCACTCCTTGCTGTTCCTAAGCCAGTGTTCCATGTGCCTCCTATCTTGAGTTTATGTTCTTTAAATCACAGTTTATCTAACACCGAGCAATTAAGAGTATTATATGGCTTAAAAAACAATCAAGTTATCAGCATGAAATTACTCCATTTGGAACCTGAAAGCAGCCCAAACAGCTGCCTGCAGTGGAAAGGTTAGCTGTGCACCAGCTGCTTCACTGAGACCAGGTGAATACTGCCCCAAGTCTTGCCCCTGCCATAGTATCCCACACAGCAAGCCATGCCATCCTCCCCATTGTTCACCTGCTACACTAAAGTAACTACCAGTTTTGCAGTGGGGAGGGGGGTTACCATGCGACCCTAagttggtttcttttttgttgttgttttttctaagacagggtttctctatgtagccatcCTGGGACTCTGTAAACCagcaggctttgaactcagagatccaccttcctttgCTTCCcgggtgcttggattaaaggcctgtaccccATGCCCCATTTCTAAGTTAGTTTCTAACAGTCCAGTTTCTTGGCTTCCTGCCAGACTTCTCTTCAGGTTGTTATTCAAATGTCTATGAGTATCAGTTACAATCTTGCACTATGGTCAAGTGCCATGGAACTGCAACTCCAGTGGGCTCAGGTCTCCAGAACTGACCTGTGGGAGCCAATCTTTGTGTTTGCTTAAGTTGCTACAAGAGATAGACAAGGGAGGTTAATAGTTTGGGGTTGGTATCTAATTAAGGAGCAGTCTGagatttcagggtttttttttaatctgccttAATTAATGTTTGTCAAGGTTAGTTTCAAATTGTATTTGGCCCAGATAGTTTTAAGAAGTTAAAATCTAGCCTGGTgacggtggtgcatgcctttaaccccagtactctggaagcagaggcaggcagatctctgtgacttccagaccagcctggtgtacagagtgaatcccaggacagccaggatagttttacagagaaaccctatcttaaaaaaacaaaaaagaaaagaaaaattaagatctCACTGTGTGTAAATGTTCTAAAAAGCAATGTGGATCAGTGAAGGATCTGGAATGACCTCCAGGTAGCCCTGAATCATGACTCAGACCTTTCTATAACATATGCCTAGGCTTGCTGGTCTTACCAGGAGAAGGGTGCAGCTGATCACCTACATAGAAGAGTGACTCCCAAACATGGTAGACATTATGCTGTGTCCCTTGCTCTAAGTACTTCTCCCGTCACAGGTTGTTCTGGAGTGAAAGAAAGATCACCAAGGCTCGGGAGTGGTTCCATCGCACTGTAAAGATTGATTCAGATCTGGGGGATGCCTGGGCCTTCTTCTACAAATTTGAACTGCAGCATGGCACTGAGGTGAGGCTACACTAGCACATTGGTATGCAGTAATAATCTGCCTGTTCCCTAGCTACTCCTGAGACAGTAGAAAGCTCCATCTGATCcctggggaaggggagacaggAAGTGGCCAAGACTAGGAGCCCCTCTCCTGTTGAGCTTTGTTGGAACCATTGCTTATAAAGCAGGGGAGCCAGGGTGTCCTGGGGTCCTCGTTGGAAGTAGAAGCTAGACTATGTTGAATCTAGGAAGCACCTAGTTTAGAGAGTGCGCCTGGCAGCGTGTGGGAATCCACATAGAGATACACTGACCTTGAGGACATGTTCCACAAGAGAAGGAGGTGGCTTGAAATCTGCTGGGGCCAGATCTACAAGGGGACAGGGAAGACCTGTACCTCACAAGATGTAAACTTTACAAGGAATCCACCTAAAGTACCCTCTGGTCTTCCCAGGAGCAACAGGAGGAGGTGAGGAAACGCTGTGAGAATGCAGAGCCCCGACATGGAGAGCTGTGGTGTGCTGTGTCCAAGGATATCACCAACTGGCAAAGAAAGATTGGGGAAATCCTAGTGCTGGTGGCTGCCCGCATCAAAAATACCTTCTGATAGCAGGGGTGGAGGACAAGGGACTTATAGAGCAACATGTGAACAATGAGCATAAAACCTACACTGTCTGTCTTTTATTCATTAAAGATTTTTAGAGTTATGCTGGGGCTAGGgcctcatttgtttttttgttttgtccttgGCGTCTCTTCTCCATGAATGATAGTCATGTCAAGTCTGGTTTGGATGTAGCTTCCTGCAAGTGCTTATGTGCTCCAGAAGCAGCATAGTTGGGTACCGAGGGCTTACTGAGATTTTTGTGGAGATGGTAAGAGTACAGGCTATATGGAAAATAATAAGCTCTGTTACAGATACAAGAGTCTGTGATACAAGAGGCTGAAGGTCACATGGGGACCAAGATTGAAAGGCTTGTAGAAGTCCCCATTGTTCTGTAGTCATCTGAGGTAAAATGAAACTCGGCAGGTACCATTGCTTAACTTGGAAGGTGTGAGCTCGCTCTTCTGTGGTTCTAGGAACCCTGACAGGACAGTCAAGAGGACAGGAGCAAAACCTGCTGAGTGATTGATGGGTTCTTGTGTGCTGGCTTGGGGAAGTACTTCTTGCTTCTGTCCCAAGGAATGTCTTAACAGAGCTGCTTGGGTATTTCTGTGGAGAAATCCATGGGGTTTCCTATGATGAGGGACCATTCCCAGTAGTTCTTTCACAGATGAAGGGCAAAGAACTTGACTACAACATCAAGCTGTTGGTGGATTCATCTTTTGACTGTTTTCAACTCTTGAACTGAATGCAGTGGAGTGGAGCAGTTACAGAAGAGGATACTTGGGTAAAGTTTTCTGTAGGGCTGTGGAAAAGTCTGGATAGCCTGTAGTGTCCAGGTTGTCTTTCCTGTCTGTGGGAATGGAGGGTATTTTTGTTACTGAGATGGTCAACAActccttatttatttatgggtgtgttttttgtttttttcttcgagacagggtttctctgtgtagccctggctgtcctggaactcactctgtagaccaggccagcctggaactcagaaatccgcctgcctctgcctcccaagtgctgggattaaaggcatgtaccaccaccgcccagcttgcttatttatttatttatttatttatttatttatttatttattggattattCATTTATTGGATTATTCATTTATTGGGTTCATATATGCCACAGtctgcctgtggaggtcagaggataacctacGTGAGTCTTTCCTTCTATTATGTTGGCCCCTGGGATCAAacaaggcttggcagcaagtgccttaacCTGCTGGGCTATCTCCTCAGCACACACCATTGCTTTTCTTCTGCTGGAAAAAGTTGAGCTTTGTTCAGCAAAAGATTAATTGTGTTCCAGAGGCTGCTGTTATGCTAAAGGAAAACAGCAACCCTGGGACTGGGCCTCTTGCTCCTGGATGACCCCAGGGTTTGGAGGGATGAAGTAGGGCCAACGATGGAAGTCTGGGAAGTCCCAAGTTCCAAACTAGTTGGGACAAGTCTTTCTGAGTATGAATTGGGGACTGGTGGCTGGCCTGCCTATCAAGAGAGACTATTGCTGACAGAGCAGGGGTCTCTATGGGGCTGGAAACTCAATCTAAgacccagagaaaccctggatCTGCTACAACAAGCAGCTGCTGTGCTCCAGGGTCAGGTTAATTGTGATTGGGGAGAGGTTGGGGAGGGGTTAGGGGCCGGACTGGGTTATTGaacttttttccttccctcccttgttGCTCCCTCCCTTTGCTGAAGGAGCCAACTTCAAAAGCCTCTCCACCTGCCCCTCAACTCTATCTAGGGAGGACCCATCAGCCAGTAGAGGACCTGTTGTGGCCACCAGTTGCCTGCTTCCTTGGCCACCCAAAGACCCAGAGGACCCAAAGACCCAGAGGACCCCAGGATCATGTGCATGGCCTACTAGAGAGAGTAAGGGAGGGCCAGACCCTGAGAGGCCTATGGTGAGCAGCTGGGGCCTTGGGCCAAGGGGCTGGGTGTGGGCATAACCCTCTGGGGGGTGGTGTCTTTTTCCCTGTGCCTCATGGAAACCCCCAGATGTTTATGATGGTACCCAGTAAAATGACCATTGCAGGTGCTTATGTCCTGGTTTTCCCAGAACCCTATTCTCTCATACTAGGTTAAATCTGAGTTGTAGAGACTCCCTAAGCAGCCAACCAGTCCCATATTGGTGCTAGATACACTAGCAGTCTCACTGGCTGGCCTAATTGACTCTTGTTCTTAATGTGGTCTGATGGGCTGTTCTCACTATCCCTCCATTGCCCATGGTACTCAGTGACTTGCAAGAGAATTCTTCAAATTTGCGGGTATCCCAGGCAGAAGCCCCAACCCCCACCAATCTCTATATGGGAGTTTGTGGTATATTGAGTTCAGCTCTCCTGCCAGGGCTGGGAACCTGAGTCCTGTCGTTTCGCTGGGCTGACAAGATTAATTTTCCAACCCGAGTAGGCTGTCTAACTCCAGCTTGGGGTCCTGGGGACCTTCGGCTGTCCTCCTAATTTGTGAGCTTTCCATCCTGGGTGGGAGGAAACTTGTTCACaggctttttttcttctcttgctgtctctgagcCTTCTCCCAGCCTTCCCTTCCCATTGGGAGTGTATCTTGGAGTTCTGAGCCATTGTTTTTGCCATAGTTTGGGGCTTTCTGTGGCTGGTTGTAGCAGAGCTATCAAGGAAGATTGGAGTTCTTGTACAGCCTAAGAACAACGTGGTTCCCATCCCTAGACCCCTTCTTGTTCACCCAGGGGGCTTGAGATGTACATGAGAGAGAACAACCAAGGGAATAGCAattgggggatgggagtgggcTGTGACTAGTAGGTATGGGTCTGAGCATGGTCAGGGATGAAGCTGTATGAGGGATCACTTCTTGCtataccccctcccccaccccacttcttGAACAAAGTAAAGGAGCTCTCACAAGTCCACAGTACTCTAGGTGCTCACTTTTCTGCCTCTCCAACGTAGACCATAGTGCCACCCCTTGTCTCTGGACCTGTTCTCTTCGCCTTCCTAGCCCTTCACCTTCCTAGCCCTTCGGGGTTCAGTGAAAATATTTCCCCATGCCATACTCCACACTCCACAAACTTCACAGAACATGGCTAGCGTACCAATGGATGTGTTTGGTTTGTCTATTCCCTTCTCTAGGACTGCCCAGGTTTGGTGAGATTTTCTATCTCCTAGCATCTCAAAGATGAGGGATTACCCTTTGTGGTCACCCAAAGTACCTATGGGGCCACTTCTTGTGCTAGGAGGCTTACGCTCTCAGCTCTAACCTGGTGTCTTCTCCAGGTGCCCCCAAAGCCTGCTTTCTAcatactactactgctgctggcATTTCTTGGATCTGCCCAGGACTGGCCTGGGTCCCAGTCCTGCAGTATCCAGGAGGTACTCCGCCACTACCAAGCCGTCATCTTCCAGGATTTGCAGGCTGCGATGCAATGGGCTGGGCTGGGTGTCCAACATACAGAGCCTGGATCCCGACGCCACCGCTTCATTCAGAAAAACCTGACTGGAGCTGGTGGAGGTCAGGGACAGCCAGGGACCTCCTGTGATGCCCAAAAGGTATGGGGGAGGTTCCCCCAAACAACTATTTGTTTCCTCCTcaagccccacccccattccccctGCTCTGGCTTTCCTCCCTTTCCAACTCAGGAGAGTAGCATCCTACTGTCTATTGAGTCCTTGGGTCAGACCCTTCTTGGGAGTGTGGCTGGAGTACCCCACAATGCATTAGAGAAAGCGGCATGGACAGTAGCAGTGCGCACCGAGGCAGTGATGCGCAGACACTGCCGAACATCCTTCAGGGTATGCGTCCTCAATCTCCCCTCCCCTAAGGGCTATAGTACCAATGGCCTGAGGCTTTGGACTCAATTAGGGCCAACTGATCTGATGATGACACACTTCTCTCATGGCTAAACATGTGCTATGAGAATGCAGGATTTGTATGCACTGACTCACAGCTGGTCTCTACTAACAGATGCAGCAGCCAAAGAAGCACGCAGTACAACCGCGCAGCAGGAGGCGGCTCCTGCTACGTGCCCTATACGCCGTCGCCACCTGCTGGGAAAAGCTCTTTGCGCTAAGTGCCATGGCTACTGGTGAATTCTAGCCCTGTCCCTGTTTTCCCACTTGTCATGGAAGATTGGAAACAAACCGATTCATGTTTTGATAGCACCCTCTCAGCTCAGATTGTCTGAACTCAAAAGGACCAGGATGTGTATACACTCATTGAGGCCCCAATAAATGTAGATAATTATATGACCTGATTTTTCTTGTCTTTGCCTGACTGGTTGTGAGCCCTGGTCTATCCAGGGGATCTGCGCCTCAGTAAGGGTGGGGCCTGCACTTCACAGTGGCAATAGTTGTATCTCCCTCATACAGCAGGGGGCGTGGGTGGGACGTTGGACCTGTCCTCAAGTAGTGTGGAAGGCAACAAAGCCCACTACCCCCACCCTACAACCTGGTTAGGGATTTTAAAACGTCATGCATCCGTCCTGCCCAACTCTGGACCGGAGGAGagggtggaaatggagaggaggggaaggctgAGCTTGGTGGATTCAGAGCAAAACAACCGGATAAAGGAAACAGGACTTAGAGGAAGCCAGCCTTGCTGCCCTGGCCACAAACTAGACCAAGCCATTTCCTGCTGCCCCTGGGGGATGGGCAGGGCAGGATGGGGGTGGGATGACTCCACAGACTGCCCTAGACTTGTCTGTTGAACTAACTGGGCTTACCCCAGTACCTACATAAACCTGGGTGCCTGCCTTGCCATGATTCTAGCCCTGAGCAGAAAGAGGCAATGTCCTCACTGTACCCCCAACCCCCTTTCCTTGCCTCATAAGAGGATGAGGAGCCCAAAAGCTTCAAGGAATATTTTTCCCTGTACCTTGTTTTCCAGACAGGCAAACAAGGGACAAAAGAGGCAAGAAATAGCAGTGAAGTTCTTCATGC
It encodes the following:
- the C5H20orf204 gene encoding uncharacterized protein C20orf204 homolog isoform X1 codes for the protein MVPPKPAFYILLLLLAFLGSAQDWPGSQSCSIQEVLRHYQAVIFQDLQAAMQWAGLGVQHTEPGSRRHRFIQKNLTGAGGGQGQPGTSCDAQKVWGRFPQTTICFLLKPHPHSPCSGFPPFPTQESSILLSIESLGQTLLGSVAGVPHNALEKAAWTVAVRTEAVMRRHCRTSFRMQQPKKHAVQPRSRRRLLLRALYAVATCWEKLFALSAMATGEF
- the C5H20orf204 gene encoding uncharacterized protein C20orf204 homolog isoform X2; this encodes MVPPKPAFYILLLLLAFLGSAQDWPGSQSCSIQEVLRHYQAVIFQDLQAAMQWAGLGVQHTEPGSRRHRFIQKNLTGAGGGQGQPGTSCDAQKESSILLSIESLGQTLLGSVAGVPHNALEKAAWTVAVRTEAVMRRHCRTSFRMQQPKKHAVQPRSRRRLLLRALYAVATCWEKLFALSAMATGEF